The DNA window GAGGTGCCCGGATGAGTTCATATATCTCCAATGTCAGGCCTGAACCGGACAAGGTCCTGGTCGACATCGCCAATTATGTCTGTAACTATGAAATAAAGTCAGATGAGGCCTTTGATACTGCGCGCTCCTGTCTTATCGATACCCTTGGTTGCGGACTTGAGGCCTTAGGTTATCCGGCCTGTACAAAGCTCCTGGGACCTATCGTTATCGGCACTGTCGTACCCAACGGCTCAAAGGTTCCGGGCACGCAATTTCAGCTTGACCCGGTGCAGGCGGCCTTCAATATCGGGACGATGATCCGATGGCTCGACTTCAACGATACCTGGCTCGCTGCAGAATGGGGCCACCCCTCTGACAACCTGGGAGGAATCCTCGCTGTGGCGGATTATCTCTCCCGCAAGGCGCTGGCAGAGAATAAAAAGCCGATGGTGATGAGAGAAGTTCTGACCGCCATGATCAAGGCCCACGAGATCCAGGGTGTCCTAGCCCTGGAGAATTCCTTTAACCGCGTCGGCCTCGACCACGTCGTCCTCGTGAAGGTGGCCACAACCGCCGTCGTGACCAGGATGCTGGGCGGCACAAAGGATGAAGTCATCAACGCGCTCTCCAACGCCTGGGTGGACGGCCAGTCTCTCAGGACTTACCGTCATGCCCCCAACACGGGCTCCAGGAAATCCTGGGCAGCTGGCGATGCAACAGCGCGCGGCGTGAGGCTCGCACTCATGGCCCTGAAAGGCGAGATGGGCTATCCCTCTGCCCTGACTGCCAAAGTTTGGGGCTTTTACGATGTCCTCTTCAAGGGCAATGAATTTAAATTCCAGAGGCCCTACGGCTCTTACGTCATGGAGCACGTGCTCTTCAAGATCTCCTTCCCCGCAGAGTTCCACTCCCAGACTGCGGTGGAATGCGCTATGGCCCTCCACGCCAAACTCAGGGATATGGGCAGGAGAGCCGATGATATCAAGAGGATCATGATTCGCACCCACGAAGCTGCGATCCGCATCATCGATAAGAAGGGGCCGCTCTATAATCCCGCGGACCGTGACCACTGCATCCAGTATATGGTTGCCGTGCCGCTCATCTTCGGTCGCCTTACCGCCGCTGATTACGAGGACAATGTGGCTTCCGACCCGGGCATTGATCTCCTGCGGGAGAAGATTATATGCGTGGAAGATCCGCAATTCACCAGGGACTACCATGACCCTGAGAAGCGATCCATCGCCAACGCCCTTTCCGTGGAACTGGTGGACGGGACGAAACTGCCGGAAGTGGTCGTGGAATACCCTATCGGCCACCGCCGCCGCCGCAAGGAGGGGATTCCCGTGCTTGTCGAGAAGTTCAAGACCAACCTTGCCCGCCGCCTCCCTGCAAAGCAGCAAAAGGCGATCCTCGACGTAGCTCTGGATCAGGCCAGACTGGAAGCGATGCCCGTGCATGAATTTGTTGACATGTTCGTGATCTGACCGAATCATGAGCCATAACCTCTTCAATACTCTTCGTGAATTTGATCCGGGAAATGGAAAGAAGGGGAGACTCTATTCCCTTCCTGCTCTGGAACGGGCGGGGTTTGGCAGGATCTCCCGTCTGCCGGTCTCGATCCGCGTCGTCCTCGAATCGGTCTTGCGTAATTACGACGGGAAAAAGATTACCGAAGATCATGTGAGTCAGCTTGCCCGTTGGAGTCCCGGCGCAACCCGCGTTGATGAGATCCCTTTCGTTGTGGCAAGGATCGTGCTGCAGGATTTTACCGGTGTCCCTCT is part of the Thermodesulfovibrionales bacterium genome and encodes:
- a CDS encoding bifunctional 2-methylcitrate dehydratase/aconitate hydratase; translation: MSSYISNVRPEPDKVLVDIANYVCNYEIKSDEAFDTARSCLIDTLGCGLEALGYPACTKLLGPIVIGTVVPNGSKVPGTQFQLDPVQAAFNIGTMIRWLDFNDTWLAAEWGHPSDNLGGILAVADYLSRKALAENKKPMVMREVLTAMIKAHEIQGVLALENSFNRVGLDHVVLVKVATTAVVTRMLGGTKDEVINALSNAWVDGQSLRTYRHAPNTGSRKSWAAGDATARGVRLALMALKGEMGYPSALTAKVWGFYDVLFKGNEFKFQRPYGSYVMEHVLFKISFPAEFHSQTAVECAMALHAKLRDMGRRADDIKRIMIRTHEAAIRIIDKKGPLYNPADRDHCIQYMVAVPLIFGRLTAADYEDNVASDPGIDLLREKIICVEDPQFTRDYHDPEKRSIANALSVELVDGTKLPEVVVEYPIGHRRRRKEGIPVLVEKFKTNLARRLPAKQQKAILDVALDQARLEAMPVHEFVDMFVI